From the genome of Planctomycetia bacterium, one region includes:
- a CDS encoding tetratricopeptide repeat protein: MSRKTMEIEMSGALARAREYLANGQFEHARATLDAYLKGRPKDADGLLLRAFAASSLGQAVEAAGWLRKATNAGANRWEVHFDAGIAYLGLNRPEEALLRFQTAERMEPEIEQIPRQIGRIYLDMLKLPSLAAAAFRRAIAIDANDLESQYHLGKALFDLGDIDAAMDLMRECRRVAMSEDRGDIAALCLQAIATAIPGAMSADNAEILRARRDWTETLNLPHGAAASFSERDRNADRPLTIGYISSFFDSENWMKPVWGLINQQDREQYPVRIFSFGPVPGCEEHAPAATAYRPHETDRVFDVDGLEHERIAALIAEEGVDVLVDLNGYSDPQGLQLMAMKPAPVLAGWFNMYATTALGCFDYLIGDRHVVLPEEEEHYSERIARVPGSYLTFDVGYPVPEVVSGPAARNGFITFGSLCSRYKLTPEVIRAWSEILQRCPAARLVLRNGGLEKAAEREYLLQQFASHAVEPGRLELLGRAPHFEFLETYGQIDIALDTFPYNGGTTTTEAIWQGVPVVTYAGRTWASRTSATLLREGKLGDWVADDLAGYVELAVRWGNDPDAPQRFAELRTAMRVKLSATSVCDTAGFARAMETLYRGFWREWCRR, encoded by the coding sequence ATGTCACGAAAAACCATGGAAATCGAGATGAGCGGAGCACTTGCGCGGGCCAGGGAGTATCTGGCGAACGGCCAGTTTGAGCACGCGCGGGCGACGCTCGACGCCTATCTCAAGGGCCGTCCGAAAGACGCGGATGGGCTGCTGCTGCGAGCGTTCGCCGCGTCGTCACTGGGCCAGGCGGTGGAGGCTGCTGGCTGGCTTCGCAAGGCAACCAACGCCGGCGCGAATCGCTGGGAAGTTCATTTTGACGCCGGAATTGCTTACCTGGGATTGAACCGGCCGGAAGAGGCCTTGCTGCGTTTCCAGACGGCCGAGCGGATGGAACCAGAGATTGAACAGATTCCCCGGCAGATCGGCCGCATTTACCTGGACATGCTGAAGTTGCCGTCGCTGGCGGCGGCCGCGTTTCGTCGGGCAATCGCCATTGACGCCAACGACTTGGAATCGCAATACCATCTTGGCAAAGCGCTGTTCGACCTGGGTGACATCGACGCCGCGATGGATTTGATGCGTGAGTGTCGGCGTGTCGCAATGAGTGAGGACCGCGGCGATATCGCGGCCCTTTGTTTGCAGGCGATCGCCACCGCCATTCCGGGGGCAATGTCGGCTGACAATGCGGAGATCCTGCGGGCGCGTCGCGATTGGACGGAGACGCTGAACCTGCCGCACGGCGCGGCTGCGAGTTTCTCCGAGCGCGATCGGAACGCCGATCGGCCGTTGACGATTGGTTATATCTCCTCGTTCTTCGACAGTGAGAACTGGATGAAGCCGGTCTGGGGGCTGATCAATCAGCAGGATCGGGAGCAGTATCCAGTGCGGATTTTCTCTTTCGGCCCGGTGCCGGGCTGCGAGGAGCACGCACCGGCCGCGACGGCGTATCGGCCGCACGAGACGGATCGCGTGTTTGACGTGGACGGATTGGAACATGAGCGCATCGCCGCACTGATCGCCGAGGAAGGGGTCGACGTGCTGGTCGACCTGAATGGCTACAGCGATCCGCAGGGACTGCAGTTGATGGCGATGAAACCGGCGCCGGTGTTGGCGGGTTGGTTCAATATGTACGCCACGACGGCGCTCGGTTGCTTCGACTATCTGATCGGCGACCGGCACGTCGTGCTGCCTGAGGAGGAGGAGCATTACTCGGAGCGGATCGCGCGCGTGCCGGGTTCGTACCTAACGTTTGACGTCGGGTATCCGGTGCCGGAGGTAGTTTCTGGTCCGGCGGCGCGCAATGGCTTCATCACCTTCGGATCGCTTTGCTCGCGCTATAAGCTCACGCCGGAGGTAATTCGGGCGTGGAGCGAGATCCTGCAGCGTTGCCCCGCGGCGCGCCTCGTGTTGCGCAATGGCGGCTTGGAGAAAGCGGCGGAGCGGGAGTATTTGCTGCAGCAATTTGCCTCGCATGCTGTCGAACCGGGAAGATTGGAGTTACTCGGGCGAGCGCCGCATTTCGAGTTTCTCGAGACGTACGGACAGATCGACATTGCGCTCGATACGTTTCCCTACAACGGCGGCACCACGACGACGGAGGCGATCTGGCAGGGCGTCCCGGTCGTGACTTATGCCGGGCGCACCTGGGCCTCGCGTACGAGTGCGACGTTGCTCCGAGAGGGAAAACTTGGCGACTGGGTGGCCGACGATCTCGCCGGGTACGTGGAGCTGGCGGTTCGCTGGGGGAATGATCCGGATGCACCGCAACGATTCGCGGAACTGCGTACCGCGATGCGCGTCAAGCTCAGCGCGACTTCGGTGTGCGATACGGCTGGGTTTGCGCGGGCAATGGAAACGCTTTATCGCGGATTCTGGCGAGAGTGGTGCCGGCGGTAG
- a CDS encoding HEAT repeat domain-containing protein gives MNHALQKTFALLTSSNHAAVDGMLLSALESPYAPVQVGALETLLARRSAAGDRWILSRWHEFDERWQRMIVERAGSMTSALREAIIGSDQRLCVNACDLATRLADHDLIPALVNAIESPDPVQSQRCGETLMWLTADLRHAAGATTSAGSQPDLEPVRRNVLASLERYLKKFQRHKPTQPLEAYLVLVNADNETLRGLLLDSHDPAFVAVVYLMAHSEQPGVMRLLLQHLDDPQTPTAALNAIGHRADEVFIRQMLDHVGDELAEAVRGNLRKIESFISLREDLAWLDRLDDRQQDRLVQLLLASSIKKSDLYHVLEYIIQNGHALGRRAAARALADFNGSEVAALTMRALDDEDPQVQAAAVSQLRQRNLSNTLSLLLGRLESPHHVVRQAARASLAEYSFKRYLASFDILNEVARRSTGKLVKRIDTQTIPLLREQFETDSRTRRLRAVQMAIVMELCDEFEDEALELMADPDHVVRAESARLLGYCTTPTAKSALKTALADGSVVVREAAVASIARLEGQPASSSKPNETEVAHA, from the coding sequence GTGAACCACGCATTGCAAAAAACGTTCGCGTTGCTGACCTCCAGCAACCATGCGGCCGTCGACGGCATGTTGCTGTCGGCCTTGGAATCGCCCTACGCGCCCGTGCAGGTCGGCGCGTTGGAGACTTTGCTGGCGCGGCGCAGCGCGGCGGGGGATCGCTGGATCCTGAGCCGCTGGCATGAATTCGACGAGCGCTGGCAACGGATGATCGTCGAGCGCGCCGGCAGCATGACGAGCGCCCTTCGCGAGGCGATCATTGGCTCCGATCAACGGCTCTGCGTGAACGCCTGCGATCTCGCAACGCGACTGGCGGACCACGATCTGATTCCTGCGCTCGTCAATGCCATCGAAAGCCCGGACCCGGTTCAATCGCAGCGCTGCGGCGAGACGCTGATGTGGCTCACCGCGGACTTGCGTCATGCGGCGGGCGCCACGACGTCAGCAGGCAGTCAGCCTGATTTGGAACCGGTGCGGCGGAATGTGCTGGCGAGCCTGGAACGCTACTTGAAGAAGTTCCAGCGTCACAAACCGACGCAGCCGCTGGAAGCTTACCTGGTGCTCGTCAACGCGGACAATGAGACCCTGCGCGGACTGCTGCTGGATTCTCACGACCCAGCGTTCGTGGCCGTCGTGTACTTGATGGCGCATAGCGAGCAGCCGGGCGTGATGCGGTTGTTGTTGCAGCATCTGGACGACCCGCAAACGCCGACGGCAGCGTTGAACGCGATCGGCCATCGGGCGGACGAAGTGTTCATCCGCCAAATGCTCGATCACGTGGGCGACGAGCTTGCTGAAGCGGTGCGCGGCAACCTGCGAAAAATCGAGTCGTTCATCTCGCTCCGCGAGGATCTCGCCTGGCTGGATCGTCTGGACGATCGGCAACAGGATCGCCTGGTGCAATTGCTACTGGCGTCGAGCATCAAGAAATCCGATCTCTATCACGTGCTGGAATACATCATTCAGAACGGCCATGCACTGGGCCGGCGAGCCGCGGCGCGGGCGTTGGCGGACTTCAACGGATCGGAAGTCGCCGCGCTGACGATGCGGGCTTTGGACGACGAGGACCCGCAAGTGCAGGCGGCGGCAGTGTCGCAACTGCGACAGCGCAATTTGTCGAACACGCTTTCGTTGTTACTGGGGCGATTGGAAAGCCCGCACCATGTGGTGCGCCAGGCCGCGCGAGCGAGCCTGGCCGAGTACAGCTTCAAACGGTATCTCGCGTCGTTCGACATCTTGAACGAAGTGGCGCGCCGTTCGACGGGCAAACTCGTCAAGCGAATCGACACGCAGACAATTCCGCTGCTGCGCGAGCAATTCGAGACCGATTCGCGGACGCGCCGTTTGCGGGCCGTGCAGATGGCGATCGTGATGGAACTCTGCGACGAGTTCGAGGACGAAGCCCTGGAATTGATGGCGGACCCGGATCACGTGGTGCGCGCGGAGTCGGCGCGACTACTGGGCTATTGCACGACGCCGACCGCGAAGTCGGCATTGAAGACGGCGCTCGCGGATGGCAGCGTCGTCGTGCGCGAAGCGGCGGTGGCCAGTATCGCCCGGCTGGAAGGGCAGCCGGCGTCATCCTCCAAGCCGAACGAGACGGAGGTGGCGCATGCTTGA
- a CDS encoding DNA-binding protein gives MSKEIKTRADYQQLTAVRLLEAKALLDVQLWSGAYYLMGYAVELALKSCIIKYLMSVDEFPAKRFTERCYTHDINALVELAGLRVNCESKKDLDGDFKSYWQIVERWSEQKRYYQIDQTDAEQLHEAIINPTHGVLSWITSNW, from the coding sequence TTGAGCAAGGAAATCAAGACGCGGGCCGACTACCAGCAACTGACGGCAGTTCGGCTACTGGAAGCCAAGGCTTTGCTAGATGTCCAGCTTTGGAGTGGCGCATATTATTTGATGGGATATGCGGTGGAATTGGCGCTGAAGTCGTGCATTATCAAGTATTTGATGTCGGTGGATGAGTTTCCCGCGAAGCGATTTACGGAGCGATGTTATACGCACGACATCAACGCACTTGTCGAGCTCGCGGGACTCCGCGTGAACTGCGAGTCAAAAAAAGATCTGGATGGTGATTTTAAGTCTTACTGGCAAATCGTTGAGCGTTGGTCTGAACAGAAACGCTACTATCAAATAGACCAGACGGACGCGGAGCAGCTACACGAGGCGATCATCAATCCGACACACGGAGTGCTTTCATGGATCACGTCGAACTGGTAG